DNA sequence from the Desulfovibrio sp. genome:
CCTTGTCTGCGCTTACCCCCAAGCCATCCTCAAGACAGCCTGCAAGTCTGTATTGAGCTTCGGCATGCCCCTGTTGCGCGGCCTTGTGCAACAGGGACGCCGCCTGTTCAAGATTCTGCGGAACGCCAAGGCCAAAAAAACAACGTATCCCCAGCGCAAACTGCGCTTCTGCCCGGCCTGCTTCCGCCGCTTTTTTAAACCAGACCACAGCCAGAGGGTCATCCTTGCACAGGCCGCACGAGCCACTCTCATACTGCCGGGCAAGCCAGAGCTGGGACTCGGCATCACCGCGCTGCGCATGCTCATAGACCTGCTCCAGGCTGTTGCACGATTTGGCGGAGCATTCTGGAGAGTGGACGGTTTGCTCCGTTCTCCAGCCAGGGGCTTTTCGCATTGGATCCATGGCTGCGAACGAGGCACTGTCCCTGGCAGGAACCGAGGCCGCGCACAAACAAGCCGCAGGGCCAGCCGTCCCCAGAAAACCATAAATAACAGCAAGGCAAACCACGGTGCCGCGCATACGCGTTACCGCTTACAAAAGCACCAGCGGAATGCCCACCTGAATCAGTACGGCCAACACTAGCGCCGCCCAGTGCAAAGGGCCAAGTGTGGCAGGCACAGTCCCCTTCCAAATGGACAAAATCCCCTGCAGCGTGCGCTTGAGAGTCCAGACAAGGTACAGCAGTGTGGAGCCGCACATAAAGCCAACCAGAGCCTTGCTGCCCGGGATCGCCCAGAACTGGCGCAGCATTTCCAGTGGAGGCTGATCCCCGGTGGAGAGTTCATCAAGCTTTGCCATTACTACGGGATCATTTCCCATCCAGCCGGCTACCCCGACAATGCCGCCAATCCCCACAAGAGCAAGCACCAAGGCAAGCCAGACGGTATTCACCTGCCATTGGGCATGGGCGTATTCTGCCTGTATGGCACC
Encoded proteins:
- a CDS encoding tetratricopeptide repeat protein, with the protein product MRKAPGWRTEQTVHSPECSAKSCNSLEQVYEHAQRGDAESQLWLARQYESGSCGLCKDDPLAVVWFKKAAEAGRAEAQFALGIRCFFGLGVPQNLEQAASLLHKAAQQGHAEAQYRLAGCLEDGLGVSADKAAAVYWYSMSAALGYPQAQNMLGILCSKGVGVPRDAHAAASWFMRAAAQGYATAQYNLARSYETGDGLDKNREKALYWYGKAARQGDADAQARLDAF